The Pseudoxanthomonas suwonensis sequence GGACGCACCCCGAGCCCGGAAGAGGCATTCGAGCGCGACTATGCGCTGACGGTGATCGCCCGGGCCCTGGCCAGGCTGCGCGACGAAGCCGTGCACGCCGGCAAGGCCGACCTGTTCGACCAGGTCAGCGCTTTCCTGCTGGAGCCGCCGGACGCCAGCGAGTACACCGCCCTGGCCGAGAAGCTCGACCTGCGCCGCAACACCCTGGCCGTCGCCATCCACCGCCTGCGCAACCGGCTGCGCGACATGGTCCGGTTCGAACTCAGCGAAACCGTGGACGGACCCGATGGACTCGACGCCGAGATGGCGGCGCTGCGCAAGGCGCTCGCGGTCCGCCGGGCGCAACCGCGATACGCATACGACAGCACCGGATAGCCGCCGAGGTCCATGAAACGGGGGAGCGCTGGGCGATGACCGAAACCAGGATTCCGGAACACCCTGCCGCCGTGCGGTTCGCCGACACGCGCTGGACCCTGGTGGGTACGGCGGCGCGGGGCGAGCGCCTCGAGGCCAGGCGCGCGCTGCTCGAGCTGTGCCTGCAGTACTGGTATCCGGTCTACGCCTACCTGCGGCGATGCGGCCACGCGCCGCTCCTGGCCGAGGACATCGCCTGCGCGTTCTTCCGCGACCTGGTGCATTCACGGCTGCCGCTGGCATCGGTGCCGACGCAGACCCGCTTCCGGGATTTCCTGCTCGAGTCGTTGCACCACTTCCTGGCGACGGACTGGCGGCGGATGGAAAACCCGGGTGGGCCGGCCGACGCCCTGCAGGGACCTGCCATCGAGGATCTGGAAGCGCGGCACCGGCGCGAATCGCCGGCGGCGTCGGCTTCGCTCGCGTTCCATCGCGGCTACGCCCTGGAGCTGATCGCGAGCGCACACCGGCGCCTGTCACTGGAAGCGGCCCACGCCGGTCGCGGCCCGATGTACCAAGCACTGGCGCCGTTCCTCGCAACCCCGCCGGAGCCGGGCACGCTCGAGTCGCTCGCACAGCGGCTCTCGACCCGGCCGCTGGTGCTGGCCATCGCCCTCAAGCGCCTGCGCCAGCGGTTCCAGGAACTGGTCCACGACGAACTCGCGCAGACGGTCAGCGATGCGGCCGGGCTCGAACGCGAGCGGCTCGAACTGCTGGCGGTGCTGCAATGAGTACCACCCGCGACGGCCCGCAACACCCGGATCCCGCGGCGATCGCCGCGCTGGCGTCGCTGGCGTTCGGCTCCTCCGGCGTCCGCACCGCGGTGGCGGGAACGGCCACGCGCCACCTGGCCTTCCTCCCGATCGAGGCCCTCGAGCTGGACCTGTCCGATCCGGAACAGCGCGACTTCGGCGACTACGAGCTGCTGGAACGGCTGGGCGCCGGTGGAATGGGCGTGGTGTACCGGGCGCTGCAGAAGAGCCTGGACCGCGAGGTGGCGCTGAAGCTGCTGTCGGCCGGTCCCTGGGCCTCGGCGGATTTCATCGAGCGCTTCCGGCGCGAGGCGCAGTCGGCCGCCCGGCTCGAGCACCCGAACATCGTCGCCATCCACGAGATCGGCAGCCGCGACGAGCTCAACTACTTCTCGATGGCGCTGGTGCGCGGGCCCAACCTGGCGCAGCTGCTGGAGCGCGACGGCGCCCTGCCCGCGTGGCAGGCCGCGCGTCTGATGCGCACGATCGCCGAAGCCCTGCACTACGCGCACCGGCTGGGCGTGCTGCACCTGGATCTGAAGCCGGGCAACGTGCTGATCGATCCGCAGGGCGAGCCGCAGGTGGCCGACTTCGGCCTGGCCCGGCGCATCGACAGCACCCTGGCGATCGACGGCGACGAAGTCTCCGGCACGCCGAGCTACATGGCCCCGGAGCAGATCGAGCTCAAGCGGGCGCGGCTGAGCGTGGCCACCGACATCTACGGCCTCGGCGCGATCCTCTACGAACTGCTCACCGGGCATCCGCCGTTCGACGCGCCCACGCCGAAGGAAATCCTCGCGCTGGCGCTGAACGGCACGATCCGCCGGCCGCGGCGCTACCGCGCCGACATCCCGGAGGACCTGGAGGCGATCTGCCTGAAGTGCCTGGCGCGCGAACCGGGCGAGCGCTATCCGAGCGCGCAGGCGCTGGCCGACGACCTGGGCCGGTTCCTGGAGGGCCGCGCGGTCAGCGTGCGCCCGCTTTCGGCGCCGCAGCGGCTGGCCCGCTGGGCGCGCCGCGAACCCAGGCTGGTCGGCGCGCTGGCGATGGGCCTGCTGGCGCTGCTGACCGGACTGGCGGCCGCGCTGGTCCAGCGCGAGCGCGCGCTCGAAAGCGCCACCGCGGCCCGCGAGCAGACCTGGGCCACGCGCGCCGACGCGGCATGGCGCCTGGTGCAGCAGGGACGCGGCATCGATGCGAAGGCGCTGCTGCTGGACAACCTGGCCGAGCTCGAGGCGCAGGGCGACGGCGATGGCGCCAGGCTCGAACGCCTGCGCCTGGGAACGCTGGCGGAGAACGGACCGCGTCTGATCGACGCCATCGCCACCGGCGTGTCCGGCCGTGCGGTGGACATCGATCCGGCCGGCGAGCGCGTGGCGGTGATCGGCCTGGACGAACAGGTGCACCTCTACGACGTGGCCGACGGCCGCCGGTCCTGGCTGACTGCGACCGCCCACGAGGCCGGCTTCCGCGCGCAGGGCCTGCCGCCGACCCGGGTCCGGTTCAGCGCCGACGGCCGCTACCTGGTGAGCGCCACCTTCGAACCGGGGACCTTCCTGATTCCGCACGGCCGCAACAACGTACTGCTCGATGCGCGGGACGGCCGCCTGGTCATGCCGCCCGAGGACCGCTTCCCGGACCGGCTCGATGCCACCTTCGGCTCGGATGGCCGCTACGCGGTGCTGCGCGACCGCAACGGCCACGCCCAGTATTTCCGCGTCGAAGGCTGGGAACCCCAGGGACCCAGGTTGCCGATGCCGAGCATGGCCGGAAGCTGGATGGTGGGCGACGACGGCCGCTTCGTCGCGCGCAGCGCCAACCACCGGATCGAGCTGCTGGACACCGCCACGTTCGAACCCAGGTTCGCGCACCAGTTCGATACGGCCGACGGGCCCAGCCACTGGGCGGCGCAGCCGGGCGGCTCGCTGCTGGCGCTCGGGCACCTGGACGGCAGCGTGCGGCTGCTCGACAGCATCAGCCTGGCCATGCGCGAGCTGCGTCCGGCACCGCCGGCCGGGATCAGCGCGCTGGCCTTCAG is a genomic window containing:
- a CDS encoding RNA polymerase sigma factor; this translates as MIGTRADSADGREALDTLCRIYRSPVTAYLRAHGYSPSDAEDMTQAFFEQLLLRRMHAAADPERGRFRAFLLTALKRFLVNQHEREQACKRGGGLRMVALEPEPEPDLADGRTPSPEEAFERDYALTVIARALARLRDEAVHAGKADLFDQVSAFLLEPPDASEYTALAEKLDLRRNTLAVAIHRLRNRLRDMVRFELSETVDGPDGLDAEMAALRKALAVRRAQPRYAYDSTG